Proteins from one Petrotoga miotherma DSM 10691 genomic window:
- a CDS encoding ABC transporter ATP-binding protein, whose protein sequence is MASVHEEIFLEEKEKSEGDLKTFMRLWVYIKKYKLLLFLTFLTLAIATIIELSLPIFIRYGIDNVINVEYSFDMVPGSELQFIEQENGAYNLEKRDNNYYMVNNQTGERIQVSGEQYSQYFDAAYRKIHVFSLIFISVLMGQFILNYGQVFFANLVGQKVIFHLRKDLFGHILKLKYTFFEKNPPGKVTTRVVNDTQNLSDFFSEVVTSLLKDIAIITGVIILMMVLDFKLSLYTMSMFPVIVVSVVLFRHFDRKAYDKVRTRISALNSYLAENLSGSNVTRLFNQEERKKKEFDYMSTKVYRANVQQLHVFAIFRPLMSLLQYFTISVLLWFGSLLLTDGQTTFGTIYAFTSYVDMFFRPLFDLAEKYDIMQNAFASAGKIFKIFDQEQEDFGRKKYTSIQEGKVEFQNVKFSYDGNTEVLKGVNFKINPNERVAIVGETGSGKTTIIKLISGLYKYQSGKILLDDKELYEYDLNELRKKIAVVPQDVFLFSGTILDNMRLFNQNIPDEEVKKVAKSVYADEIISRLPQNYYTVITERGGTLSSGERQLVALTRAVLFNSKVIILDEATANVDVETEYLIQQALNKISERSTIISIAHRLSTVKSSNRIIVVHKGLVVEEGSHEELINNHGIYYDLYRLQFQNS, encoded by the coding sequence ATGGCTTCAGTTCATGAAGAAATATTTTTAGAAGAAAAAGAAAAAAGCGAAGGCGATCTCAAAACCTTCATGAGGTTGTGGGTGTACATAAAGAAGTACAAGTTATTACTATTTTTGACCTTTTTAACTTTGGCAATAGCAACGATAATAGAGCTATCCTTACCTATTTTTATACGATACGGGATTGATAACGTAATAAATGTAGAGTATTCATTTGATATGGTCCCTGGGAGTGAATTGCAATTTATTGAACAGGAAAACGGAGCCTATAATCTAGAGAAAAGAGACAACAATTATTATATGGTTAACAATCAAACAGGTGAAAGAATACAAGTCTCAGGGGAGCAGTATTCCCAATACTTTGACGCAGCCTATCGAAAAATCCATGTGTTTAGCCTAATTTTTATATCAGTACTTATGGGACAATTTATCTTAAATTACGGTCAAGTTTTCTTTGCTAATTTAGTTGGTCAAAAGGTTATTTTTCATCTGAGGAAAGATTTATTTGGTCATATATTAAAACTCAAATATACATTTTTTGAAAAAAATCCCCCGGGCAAAGTTACAACACGTGTGGTTAATGACACCCAGAATCTTTCAGATTTCTTCAGTGAGGTTGTGACAAGTTTGCTCAAAGATATAGCTATAATAACTGGTGTAATCATTTTAATGATGGTGTTAGACTTCAAACTGAGCCTATATACGATGTCTATGTTCCCAGTTATCGTTGTTTCAGTTGTTTTATTCAGGCATTTTGATAGAAAGGCTTACGACAAGGTTAGAACCAGAATATCGGCTCTAAATTCCTACTTAGCCGAAAATCTATCTGGAAGCAATGTTACAAGATTATTCAACCAAGAAGAGAGAAAGAAAAAGGAATTCGACTATATGAGTACCAAGGTATATCGTGCAAATGTGCAGCAATTGCACGTATTTGCAATCTTTAGACCTTTAATGAGTCTTTTACAGTATTTTACAATCAGTGTTTTACTTTGGTTTGGTTCTTTGTTATTAACTGATGGGCAGACAACCTTTGGAACTATCTATGCCTTCACTTCTTATGTAGATATGTTCTTTAGACCTCTGTTCGACCTGGCAGAAAAATATGACATAATGCAGAATGCATTCGCATCAGCTGGAAAAATTTTTAAGATATTCGATCAAGAACAGGAAGATTTTGGAAGGAAAAAATATACAAGTATTCAAGAGGGCAAAGTTGAATTTCAAAACGTTAAATTCTCGTACGATGGAAATACAGAAGTCTTAAAAGGCGTAAATTTCAAGATAAATCCTAACGAAAGAGTAGCCATAGTTGGGGAAACAGGTTCAGGAAAAACTACAATAATTAAATTGATAAGTGGTCTTTACAAATATCAAAGTGGTAAAATACTATTAGACGATAAAGAATTATATGAATACGATCTCAACGAATTACGCAAAAAAATTGCTGTAGTACCTCAGGACGTATTCTTGTTCTCTGGAACTATTTTGGATAATATGAGATTATTTAATCAAAACATTCCTGATGAAGAAGTAAAAAAGGTTGCAAAATCCGTATACGCGGATGAAATTATTTCACGTTTACCTCAAAATTACTATACCGTCATCACAGAAAGAGGTGGAACTTTATCATCTGGTGAAAGACAGTTAGTAGCCTTAACTAGAGCGGTACTTTTTAATTCAAAAGTCATAATTTTAGACGAAGCAACAGCTAATGTAGATGTGGAAACAGAATATTTAATACAACAAGCTCTAAATAAAATATCTGAACGTTCAACTATAATTTCCATTGCTCACAGACTTTCGACCGTAAAAAGCTCTAACAGAATAATAGTTGTACATAAAGGTTTAGTTGTTGAAGAAGGAAGTCATGAAGAACTTATCAACAACCACGGAATTTACTATGACCTTTATAGGCTACAATTCCAGAATAGCTGA
- a CDS encoding alpha/beta hydrolase yields MNFFDKIPTNTYVSPISKELYLKSDSNVAVLILHGYTGSPHDMYYIGRQIHKSGFSIYIPRLPGHGTNSNDFLNSNWRDWLRKSIDSYLDLKAYHEKVYILGLSMGGLLTTILASKFHPEKIVLAAPALKAKDWRINLTPFFGFIVKKIKKKNPQTFDDEKLAYLASQYWNYDWPSKAADLYKLQKMALKNLSKVTSKTYVILSKKDEAVPFSVKEIIENNIKGKIEFLILEESGHVVVNDIEKEHVAEQTINWLKKE; encoded by the coding sequence TTGAATTTCTTCGATAAGATACCAACAAACACATATGTCTCTCCAATATCAAAGGAACTCTATTTAAAAAGTGATTCAAATGTTGCCGTGTTGATTCTACATGGTTACACGGGTTCTCCCCATGATATGTATTACATAGGTAGACAGATCCACAAATCTGGTTTTTCTATATACATACCCAGACTCCCGGGACACGGAACCAATTCCAACGATTTTTTAAACTCTAATTGGAGAGATTGGCTCAGAAAATCAATAGATTCTTACCTTGACTTAAAAGCCTACCACGAAAAAGTCTATATTTTAGGTCTTTCCATGGGAGGTTTATTAACAACTATCTTAGCAAGTAAATTCCATCCAGAAAAAATTGTTTTAGCTGCTCCTGCACTAAAGGCAAAGGATTGGAGAATAAATTTAACTCCATTCTTTGGTTTTATTGTTAAGAAAATAAAAAAGAAGAATCCTCAGACATTCGATGACGAAAAGCTTGCTTATCTTGCTAGCCAATACTGGAATTATGACTGGCCCTCAAAGGCAGCAGATCTTTACAAACTGCAAAAAATGGCTCTTAAAAACCTTTCAAAAGTCACATCTAAAACTTATGTAATACTATCAAAAAAAGACGAAGCAGTCCCTTTCTCGGTAAAAGAAATCATAGAAAACAATATTAAAGGAAAAATTGAATTTCTGATATTGGAAGAAAGCGGGCACGTGGTTGTAAACGATATCGAAAAGGAACACGTGGCAGAACAGACTATAAATTGGCTTAAGAAAGAATAG